GCGCGGAACCAGGAACGACACATTCAGGATGTGCACCTTGTCCGGCAGGATGTGGTTCTTGAACTGGTCCGGAAACACCATGATGGTGTCGTAGGCGAGGGAACCACAGATCAGTGCGGACATCGAATCAGGCCTTTGCGTAGGGAAATACCCGCCAGTTGCCGGGCACGGCAGCGGGACGGCGCGCGCGCCGCGGCGCAAAGGGTAACGGCTGCGACCGATCAGGGCCACAACCGCATGCCATGGCCGGCGTGACCGCCACATGAAAACGCAGGCGCCATCGCCGATTTTTCCTTGCTCACCCCGGGGGGGATTGCTAGGCTAGCCGACTTCGTTTTCTGCCCAAAATTTCGCCACTCTGGCGGCAGGGCGCGCGACTTACCCAGGAACAACTCCCTCGATGTTCAAGAAACTGCGCGGCATGTTCTCCAACGACCTGTCCATCGATCTGGGCACGGCCAATACGCTGATCTACGTGCGCGGGCAGGGCATCGTGCTGAACGAGCCATCGGTGGTGGCGGTGCGTCAGGACCGTGCGATCGGCGGCACGCGCTCGGTGGCGGCCGTCGGCGCGGAGGCCAAGCAGATGCTCGGCCGTACCCCCGGTCACATCACCACCATCCGCCCGATGAAGGACGGCGTGATCGCCGACTTCACCTATACCGAGGCGATGCTGAAGCACTTCATCAAGAAGGTGCACAAGTCGCGCTTCCTGCGCCCCAGCCCGCGCGTGCTGGTGTGCGTGCCGGCCGGTTCCACCCAGGTGGAGCGCCGCGCGATCAAGGAATCGGCGGAAGAGGCCGGTGCGCGCGATGTGTACCTGATCGAGGAACCGATGGCCGCCGCGATCGGTGCCGGCATGCCGGTGACCGAGGCGCGTGGCTCGATGGTCATCGACATCGGCGGCGGCACCACCGAAGTGGCGGTGATCTCGCTCAACGGCATCGTCTACTCGCAGTCGGTGCGCGTGGGCGGCGACCGCTTCGACGAGTCGATCACCAACTACGTGCGCCGCAACCACGGCATGCTGATCGGTGAAGCCACCGCCGAGCGCATCAAGCTGCAGATCGGCTGCGCCTACCCGCAGGACGAGGTGCAGGAGATGGAAATCTCCGGCCGTAACCTTGCAGAGGGCGTGCCGAAGATGATCAAGATCAACTCCAACGAAGTGCTCGAAGCGCTGCACGAGCCGCTGTCGGGTATTGTCTCCGCGGTCAAGCTGGCGCTGGAGCAGACCCCGCCGGAACTGTGTGCCGACGTGGCCGAGCGCGGCATCGTGCTCACCGGTGGCGGCGCGCTGCTGCGCGACCTGGACCGCCTGATCTCCGAGGAAACCGGCCTGCACGTGCAGGTGGCCGACGACCCGCTCACCTGCGTGGCCCGCGGCGGTGGCCGTGCACTGGAGCTGGTGGACATGCATGGCAATGAGTTCTTCGCGCCGGAGTAATGGAGCTGGGAATGGGGAATCGGGAGTGGGGAATCGTAAAAGCGTTTCCTGCCTGCGGCCCTGAGCGCTTGCGACGCATTCCCGCCAAAGCGAGTTTTCGCCTCAGCCGTCAGGTGGGCAGCCAACTGCTCACCCATTCCCCATTCCCGACTCCCCAATCCCGGCCCTGACAGTGCCCTCCTACGCCGGTCCTCCCGTCGCCTCCCGTCCGGGCGAAGCCACCTCCACGCTGCGGCTGCTGGTCTACCTGGTGCTGGCGGTGGTGCTGATCGCGCTCGATAGCCGCGGCGGCTGGTTGAGCCAGGTGCGGCTGCAGGCCAATTTGCTGATCCAGCCGATCTGGGCGGTGGCCGGGCTGCCGGGGCGGATCGGCTCGCAGGTGCGCGACAACGCCGCCACCCATGCGCAACTGGTGGAAGAAACCCGCGACCTGCGTAATCAGCTGCTGGTCGCCAATGCGCGGCTGACCCGGCTGCAGACCGCCGCGCTGGACAACGCGCAGTTGCGCGAGCTGCTCAACGTGGCCGAGCGCCGTGGCCTGGACGTGCAGCTCGCGCCGATCCTGGACATCGACCTGGACCCCACCCGCCAGCGCCTGCTGCTGGATGCCGGCAGCCGCGA
The window above is part of the Xanthomonas campestris pv. badrii genome. Proteins encoded here:
- a CDS encoding rod shape-determining protein — translated: MFKKLRGMFSNDLSIDLGTANTLIYVRGQGIVLNEPSVVAVRQDRAIGGTRSVAAVGAEAKQMLGRTPGHITTIRPMKDGVIADFTYTEAMLKHFIKKVHKSRFLRPSPRVLVCVPAGSTQVERRAIKESAEEAGARDVYLIEEPMAAAIGAGMPVTEARGSMVIDIGGGTTEVAVISLNGIVYSQSVRVGGDRFDESITNYVRRNHGMLIGEATAERIKLQIGCAYPQDEVQEMEISGRNLAEGVPKMIKINSNEVLEALHEPLSGIVSAVKLALEQTPPELCADVAERGIVLTGGGALLRDLDRLISEETGLHVQVADDPLTCVARGGGRALELVDMHGNEFFAPE